The Vitis riparia cultivar Riparia Gloire de Montpellier isolate 1030 chromosome 3, EGFV_Vit.rip_1.0, whole genome shotgun sequence genome includes a region encoding these proteins:
- the LOC117911846 gene encoding probable receptor-like serine/threonine-protein kinase At5g57670 isoform X1, whose product MTVEAVEKKNVLVGIRVDSHSRELLNWAIVKVAEPGDCVVAVHVSQDLSLRDKLLLEGYLEVHERLCDIKQVDLIGQVLPGRSIKRVLVREAKRCAAAAVVVGINWKNAIGGWASMARYCAKRLPSDTEVLAIHNGKVVFRRCSNGQIPGDPRPSFYLPGNSNPRETQSEFADSEASDIERASSVVLQSYEEGSDKSLKDNNFSLGYEHKKVSRRSNSLFVGDPSEQRPGWPLLRRTNSVIPQAPNGRTMSVVQWVMSLPDRSPPETPQCPDKTESPLGSGIGHFTNKINQNRSSSWVELPKELELLLKTNSSDCRWFSHEVLKASTSQFSSENLIGKGGCNRVYKGILPNSKQVAVKVLKSSKEAWKDFAMEVNIMSSLKHRHIAPLLGICLEDSHLISVYEFFSRGSLEENLHGSIKHKSALSWEVRFNLAVGVAEALNYLHNECSKPVIHRDIKSSNILLSNDFEPQLADFGLAIWGPTTSSILTHGDVVGTFGYLAPEYFMYGKVSDKIDVYSFGVVLLELLSGRKPIGSESPKGQESLVMWAKPILESGNLRSIMDPDLDGKFDEVQMQRMVLAATLCITQAARRRPKISQILKLLRGEKDVAKWVNSQIEDQHDLENQDENDDEVYPDSSAESHLGLALLDVDDNFTSFSSMEQGNRLSLEEYMKGRWSRSSSLE is encoded by the exons ATGACAGTTGAGGCTGTTGAGAAGAAGAATGTGCTGGTGGGGATTAGGGTTGACAGCCATAGCAGAGAGCTGCTGAATTGGGCTATAGTGAAAGTTGCAGAACCCGGAGATTGTGTGGTTGCAGTTCATGTTAGTCAAG aTCTTTCTTTGAGAGATAAGCTCTTGTTGGAGGGCTATTTGGAGGTTCATGAACGCCTCTGCGATATAAAGCAG GTGGATCTCATTGGGCAGGTCTTACCAGGAAGATCAATCAAAAGGGTTCTGGTGAGAGAGGCCAAGAGATGTGCTGCTGCAGCTGTTGTTGTGGGGATAAACTGGAAAAATGCAATTGG GGGTTGGGCTTCAATGGCTAGATATTGCGCGAAGAGGCTGCCCTCTGACACTGAAGTTCTCGCTATTCACAATGGGAAGGTTGTTTTCAGAAGGTGTTCCAATGGCCAAATACCAG GTGATCCCAGACCGAGCTTTTATCTACCTGGGAACTCTAATCCCAGAGAAACACAATCTGAATTTGCTGATTCTGAGGCATCAGATATTGAAAGAGCCAGTTCTGTAGTACTTCAGAGCTATGAAGAAGGATCAGATAAAAGCCTGAAGGACAACAACTTCAGCCTGGGCTATGAACACAAGAAAGTTTCCAGGAGATCGAATTCACTTTTTGTTGGAGACCCTTCAGAGCAAAGGCCTGGTTGGCCCCTACTGCGAAGGACTAATTCGGTGATCCCACAGGCTCCAAATGGAAGAACAATGTCTGTTGTGCAGTGGGTAATGAGCTTACCAGACCGTTCTCCGCCAGAAACTCCTCAATGCCCAGATAAAACAGAAAGTCCTTTGGGTAGCGGGATTGGTCACTTCACGAATAAGATTAACCAGAATAGATCATCTTCATGGGTAGAGCTGCCTAAAGAACTAGAACTTCTCCTCAAAACAAACTCATCTGATTGCAGGTGGTTCAGTCATGAGGTTTTGaaagcttcaacttctcaattcTCCTCAG AAAATCTGATTGGGAAAGGAGGATGTAACCGTGTATACAAGGGTATTCTTCCAAACAGCAAACAAGTGGCAGTAAAGGTTCTGAAGTCATCCAAAGAAGCATGGAAGGATTTTGCCATGGAAGTCAATATCATGTCCTCATTGAAGCACCGACATATTGCCCCTCTGCTTGGGATCTGCCTTGAAGATAGTCATCTAATTTCGGTTTATGAGTTCTTTTCTAGAGGAAGTTTAGAGGAAAACCTACATG GTAGCATCAAACACAAATCAGCATTGTCATGGGAAGTGAGATTCAATTTAGCTGTAGGCGTTGCAGAAGCCCTAAACTACTTACACAATGAGTGTTCTAAACCTGTTATTCATAGAGATATCAAGTCTTCAAACATTCTTCTTTCCAATGATTTTGAACCACAG TTAGCCGACTTTGGCCTCGCTATATGGGGACCCACAACTTCTTCCATTCTAACACATGGCGATGTAGTTGGAACTTTTGGGTATCTTGCTCCTGAGTATTTCATGTATGGTAAAGTCAGTGATAAAATCGATGTCTACTCTTTTGGTGTGGTTCTCCTTGAATTATTATCAGGAAGAAAGCCAATTGGTTCTGAGAGCCCCAAGGGCCAAGAAAGCTTGGTGATGTGG GCAAAACCAATATTGGAGAGTGGAAATCTAAGAAGTATAATGGATCCAGACCtggatggaaaatttgatgagGTTCAAATGCAAAGAATGGTTCTTGCAGCTACACTTTGCATCACACAGGCAGCCAGGCGTCGCCCCAAAATAAGCCAG ATACTGAAGCTATTGAGAGGGGAGAAAGATGTTGCTAAGTGGGTGAACTCCCAAATTGAAGATCAACATGATTTAGAGAATCaggatgaaaatgatgatgaagtTTATCCAGATTCAAGTGCAGAGTCACACCTGGGTCTTGCTTTGCTTGATGTGGATGATAATTTTACATCATTCAGCAGCATGGAGCAAGGCAACCGCCTTTCCTTAGAGGAATATATGAAAGGAAGATGGAGCAGATCATCAAGCTTAGAGTAG
- the LOC117911847 gene encoding uncharacterized protein LOC117911847 yields the protein MFIAIWVWVFSVLINQMIKGFDRTVHSLFIVEDCNILVTYFLDLFLEEICGLMPVWCLVFVPREFDHIIVVLCWSPLSKMSRCSPYPPLGYVWKGVCGEALVELVIKVKREWAAAEKERKKEKRKQRKKNKEKTREKRKIKKKEQSSDKRNWSGWNAIDWERSDHQKKREYETQKLENFNLSEELEQHIVSEGLGHSFYNSENFNRRKPCSFPCCCHKLPDDGNIIWTEFLPQKHMDPKVQTTPNRMEKFEMDATPDKVHIFPTSGPCEYVAQGMDPRPGWMLCHSASQRATNEGATETVPMTCITENHSLHESQLRELLENWVPDPQLSEHTEFDDQEWLFETRSVQKNTTEWSKPISDDLRHGSSTLYPYARYLPKADLYALPFTIIF from the exons atgtttatagccATCTGGGTTTGGGTTTTTTCAGTACTGATTAATCAAATGATTAAGGGTTTTGATAGAACTGTTCACAGTCTATTCATAGTTGAAGATTGTAACATCTTGGTGACTTATTTTTTGGacttatttttagaagaaatatGTGGGTTAATGCCAGTTtggtgtttggtttttgtcCCAAGAGAGTTTGATCATATCATAGTGGTTTTGTGTTGGTCCCCTCTATCAAAAATGTCTAGATGCAGTCCATACCCTCCATTGGGGTATGTGTGGAAAGGTGTTTGTGGCGAGGCCTTAGTGGAGTTGGTGATTAAG GTCAAGAGAGAATGGGCAGCAGCTGAgaaggaaaggaagaaagagaaaaggaagCAGAGGAAGAAGAATAAGgagaaaacaagagaaaagagaaagatcAAGAAGAAAGAGCAGAGTTCTGATAAGAGGAATTGGAGTGGTTGGAATGCAATTGATTGGGAAAGAAGTGACCACCAAAAGAAAAGGGAGTATGAAACCCAAAAATTGGAGAACTTCAACCTCAGTGAAGAGCTGGAGCAGCACATTGTTTCTGAAGGCCTTGGTCATTCTTTTTACAATAGCGAGAACTTCAACAGAAGAAAGCCCTGCTCATTTCCCTGTTGCTGCCATAAGCTCCCTGATGATG GAAACATTATCTGGACTGAATTTCTGCCACAAAAGCATATGGATCCAAAAGTACAAACCACTCCCAACAGGATGGAGAAGTTTGAAATGGATGCTACACCTGACAAAGTTCATATCTTTCCCACTTCAGGCCCGTGCGAATATGTTGCCCAAGGGATGGATCCTAGACCTGGCTGGATGCTGTGCCATTCTGCCTCTCAGAGAGCCACCAATGAGGGGGCCACTGAAACTGTTCCGATGACTTGTATCACTGAAAATCACTCACTGCATGAATCGCAGCTCAGAGAGCTACTTGAGAATTGGGTTCCAGATCCACAGCTGAGTGAGCATACTGAATTTGATGATCAAGAGTGGCTCTTCGAGACAAGGTCAGTCCAGAAGAACACAACTGAGTGGTCTAAACCTATCAGTGACGACTTACGTCATGGGAGCTCCACCCTATATCCATATGCCAGGTACTTGCCCAAGGCTGATCTATATGCTTTGCCGTTTACAATAATATTCTGA
- the LOC117911214 gene encoding ubiquitin-conjugating enzyme E2 28-like produces the protein MASKRIVKELKDLQRDPPTSCSAGPVAEDMFHWQATIIGPNDSPYSGGVFLVTIHFPPDYPFKPPKVAFRTKVFHPNINSNGNICLDILKEQWSPALTISKVLLSICSLLTDPNPDDPLVPEIAHLCKTDKVKYESTARSWTQKYAMG, from the exons ATGGCATCAAAGAGAATTGTGAAAGAGCTCAAGGACTTGCAGAGGGATCCCCCAACTTCATGCAGTGCAG GTCCTGTGGCTGAGGATATGTTCCATTGGCAGGCAACCATCATCGGTCCCAATGACAGTCCCTATTCTGGTGGTGTTTTCCTTGTGACCATCCATTTCCCACCTGACTATCCTTTCAAACCTCCAAAG GTTGCCTTCCGGACCAAGGTTTTCCATCCAAACATTAACAGCAATGGAAACATCTGCTTGGACATACTCAAAGAACAATGGAGCCCTGCACTCACCATATCCAAG GTTTTACTCTCCATTTGTTCACTGCTCACTGATCCTAACCCTGATGACCCTCTTGTCCCTGAGATTGCTCATTTGTGCAAGACTGATAAAGTGAAGTACGAATCAACAGCTCGCAGCTGGACCCAGAAATATGCCATGGGATAA
- the LOC117911095 gene encoding basic leucine zipper 23, producing the protein MAMDDGELDFSNQDVFSSPNMADLPSSCSMDSFFDEILKDTHACTHTHTCNPPGPDFSHTHTCFHVHTKIVPAPAEDNIATDDTAESAEKKSKKRPLGNREAVRKYREKKKARAASLEDEVVRLRGLNQQLLKRLQGQAALEAEVARLKCLLVDIRGRIEGEIGSFPYQKSAKSGDGYPNMVNQSLSGAFVMNPCNLQCDDQVYCLHPGLEAKNGEAAGLNGQGFNGCDFENIPCVGNPSAALKELPGCGVGNGITTNSSIPNKRRRGSGSNS; encoded by the coding sequence ATGGCCATGGACGACGGAGAACTTGACTTTTCAAACCAAGATGTATTTTCGAGTCCAAATATGGCGGACCTTCCTAGCAGTTGCTCTATGGATAGCTTTTTTGATGAAATTCTGAAGGATACTCATGCTTGCACTCATACTCATACATGTAATCCACCCGGGCCTGATTTTTCACATACACACACTTGTTTTCATGTTCACACCAAAATCGTACCGGCTCCAGCTGAGGACAACATAGCGACGGATGATACAGCAGAGTCTGCAGAGAAGAAGTCGAAGAAACGCCCATTGGGCAATAGGGAAGCAGTTCGAAAGTATCGGGAGAAGAAGAAGGCCCGGGCcgcatccttggaggatgaggTTGTGAGATTGAGGGGTCTGAATCAGCAGTTGTTGAAGAGGTTGCAGGGGCAGGCTGCATTGGAGGCAGAGGTTGCAAGGCTCAAGTGCTTGCTTGTGGATATCAGGGGAAGGATTGAAGGAGAGATTGGATCATTTCCTTATCAGAAATCAGCCAAGAGTGGGGACGGATATCCAAACATGGTCAATCAAAGCTTGTCTGGGGCTTTTGTGATGAATCCATGTAACCTGCAGTGTGATGATCAGGTTTATTGCCTTCATCCAGGGCTGGAAGCCAAAAATGGGGAAGCTGCAGGTTTAAATGGTCAAGGATTTAACGGTTGTGATTTTGAGAATATACCGTGTGTGGGGAATCCAAGCGCTGCACTAAAGGAGCTTCCTGGTTGTGGAGTTGGGAATGGGATAACCACCAATTCTTCCATCCCAAATAAGAGAAG
- the LOC117911846 gene encoding proline-rich receptor-like protein kinase PERK1 isoform X2: protein MQLGIFLRGWASMARYCAKRLPSDTEVLAIHNGKVVFRRCSNGQIPGDPRPSFYLPGNSNPRETQSEFADSEASDIERASSVVLQSYEEGSDKSLKDNNFSLGYEHKKVSRRSNSLFVGDPSEQRPGWPLLRRTNSVIPQAPNGRTMSVVQWVMSLPDRSPPETPQCPDKTESPLGSGIGHFTNKINQNRSSSWVELPKELELLLKTNSSDCRWFSHEVLKASTSQFSSENLIGKGGCNRVYKGILPNSKQVAVKVLKSSKEAWKDFAMEVNIMSSLKHRHIAPLLGICLEDSHLISVYEFFSRGSLEENLHGSIKHKSALSWEVRFNLAVGVAEALNYLHNECSKPVIHRDIKSSNILLSNDFEPQLADFGLAIWGPTTSSILTHGDVVGTFGYLAPEYFMYGKVSDKIDVYSFGVVLLELLSGRKPIGSESPKGQESLVMWAKPILESGNLRSIMDPDLDGKFDEVQMQRMVLAATLCITQAARRRPKISQILKLLRGEKDVAKWVNSQIEDQHDLENQDENDDEVYPDSSAESHLGLALLDVDDNFTSFSSMEQGNRLSLEEYMKGRWSRSSSLE from the exons ATGCAATTGG GGATTTTTCTCAGGGGTTGGGCTTCAATGGCTAGATATTGCGCGAAGAGGCTGCCCTCTGACACTGAAGTTCTCGCTATTCACAATGGGAAGGTTGTTTTCAGAAGGTGTTCCAATGGCCAAATACCAG GTGATCCCAGACCGAGCTTTTATCTACCTGGGAACTCTAATCCCAGAGAAACACAATCTGAATTTGCTGATTCTGAGGCATCAGATATTGAAAGAGCCAGTTCTGTAGTACTTCAGAGCTATGAAGAAGGATCAGATAAAAGCCTGAAGGACAACAACTTCAGCCTGGGCTATGAACACAAGAAAGTTTCCAGGAGATCGAATTCACTTTTTGTTGGAGACCCTTCAGAGCAAAGGCCTGGTTGGCCCCTACTGCGAAGGACTAATTCGGTGATCCCACAGGCTCCAAATGGAAGAACAATGTCTGTTGTGCAGTGGGTAATGAGCTTACCAGACCGTTCTCCGCCAGAAACTCCTCAATGCCCAGATAAAACAGAAAGTCCTTTGGGTAGCGGGATTGGTCACTTCACGAATAAGATTAACCAGAATAGATCATCTTCATGGGTAGAGCTGCCTAAAGAACTAGAACTTCTCCTCAAAACAAACTCATCTGATTGCAGGTGGTTCAGTCATGAGGTTTTGaaagcttcaacttctcaattcTCCTCAG AAAATCTGATTGGGAAAGGAGGATGTAACCGTGTATACAAGGGTATTCTTCCAAACAGCAAACAAGTGGCAGTAAAGGTTCTGAAGTCATCCAAAGAAGCATGGAAGGATTTTGCCATGGAAGTCAATATCATGTCCTCATTGAAGCACCGACATATTGCCCCTCTGCTTGGGATCTGCCTTGAAGATAGTCATCTAATTTCGGTTTATGAGTTCTTTTCTAGAGGAAGTTTAGAGGAAAACCTACATG GTAGCATCAAACACAAATCAGCATTGTCATGGGAAGTGAGATTCAATTTAGCTGTAGGCGTTGCAGAAGCCCTAAACTACTTACACAATGAGTGTTCTAAACCTGTTATTCATAGAGATATCAAGTCTTCAAACATTCTTCTTTCCAATGATTTTGAACCACAG TTAGCCGACTTTGGCCTCGCTATATGGGGACCCACAACTTCTTCCATTCTAACACATGGCGATGTAGTTGGAACTTTTGGGTATCTTGCTCCTGAGTATTTCATGTATGGTAAAGTCAGTGATAAAATCGATGTCTACTCTTTTGGTGTGGTTCTCCTTGAATTATTATCAGGAAGAAAGCCAATTGGTTCTGAGAGCCCCAAGGGCCAAGAAAGCTTGGTGATGTGG GCAAAACCAATATTGGAGAGTGGAAATCTAAGAAGTATAATGGATCCAGACCtggatggaaaatttgatgagGTTCAAATGCAAAGAATGGTTCTTGCAGCTACACTTTGCATCACACAGGCAGCCAGGCGTCGCCCCAAAATAAGCCAG ATACTGAAGCTATTGAGAGGGGAGAAAGATGTTGCTAAGTGGGTGAACTCCCAAATTGAAGATCAACATGATTTAGAGAATCaggatgaaaatgatgatgaagtTTATCCAGATTCAAGTGCAGAGTCACACCTGGGTCTTGCTTTGCTTGATGTGGATGATAATTTTACATCATTCAGCAGCATGGAGCAAGGCAACCGCCTTTCCTTAGAGGAATATATGAAAGGAAGATGGAGCAGATCATCAAGCTTAGAGTAG